Below is a genomic region from Paenibacillus pabuli.
CGTTATATACACACTCTGACTGATGCAAATGCTCATGGTTGTAATCAGCTTGGGTCAGACAGGGCAAACATGATTTCGCCTTCAGCGACGACTTTGTCTTCCACACGGGCTGTCGCTTTGCCTTTACCGATCGAACCCTTCAGACGTGTAATTTCCACTTCCAGCATCAACGTATCTCCGGGCACGACTTGTCCACGGAATCGGAAATTATCCAGTCCCGCCAAAAAGCCGATTTTGCCTTTATTGCTCTCCACGTTAAGAATGGCTGCTGCGCCTACTTGAGCCAGTGCTTCGGTGATCAACACCCCTGGCATTACCGGATATTCCGGAAAATGACCGATGAAGAACGGTTCGTTAATGGTTACATTCTTCAAACCAACGGCGCGTTTGCCATCCTCCATTTCTACAATCTTGTCCACCAGCAGAAACGGGGGACGGTGCGGGATAATGGCTTGAATCTGTTTGCTATCGAGCACAGTGTAATCTCCTTTCAGGGTCACTTATATGTGAATCATTCCCAACATAATTGCTTGCGAGCGCGGTGGCCGTTACGGTTACGGATCGTTCTTCCGATCGCTGTTGTCTCCAAATTTTCTCGATTCATTTTTTTGAAGGTAAAAATTTGGAGACAAAGGCGAACGCTTCGCTTCTACAGAATCGATTCCGTCCCCTCCACTACGTCGCTAAAACACAACCATTATGATAATGAACCTCATATAAATGTGGTTATGTTTATTTGGTATGAAAAACGCATTTTCGGTTAACACTACTAATATCCTTCATGACTGCAGTAGTGAAGGTTGAGATAAGGGGTCTCTCTTCGCGATGACAATTGTCTTTCGCAGGGGAGGCCTCTTTTGACGTCAAACGTCATCCATCATTATACTGTTTTCAACGCGAAAAAGAAAACTCCTGCCTGCGCAGGAGTTTTCGCTATTTCACGATCATGAAGCGAACACCAGATCATATACATGTTTCCAGGTACTCCACTGGAACACGGAGCCGATATCCTGTTTGCCCAGTACCACATAACCAGCGACCATGCCGCCAGCGAGGGCAAGAACAAGCAAGACCGGAATCAGGAACCATCTGGCAACGCGCCATCCACTCTTTTTCTTCTTCTTGACTTCCTTCTTCTCCGGCTTGCTGCTCTGCTTCTGTGTATCTGTCATCGCATTCACCTTTATGCTCTTATAGTGTTGGCAAGACCTGCCATCGAATCACTTGATGTCAGTGCACGTGCTGCCAGCTGATAGGTCCGCTGTCCTTGCATCAATAGTGCCATCTCCTGTGTCAGATCCACGTTGGACTGCTCCAGATAACCCGCACGAATCGTAGCTACGGAATCACGTGTAGCCGCATTAGCGCCAAACACATCATCCTCGGTCAAGCCGGCATCCAGACCAAACAGATTATCTGCGTATTGCACAAGTCCTTCCGGACGTTCGATGTCTACAAGCTGCAGCTGAGCTCCAATCGTTGCATTGGCTTCATTGCCGCGACGAATCAATAGGTTACCCTTCTCGTCGAAGGCCACTTTACTATTGTTCGGAGCCGTGATCCGGTTACCTTGACGATCCAGCGCGAAATAGCCTTCCCCGTTAACCAGCACCATCATCTGAGGTGCATTGGGGTTCGGGTTAGGTGTTGGATCAGGGACAAAATGGAATGCTCCCTGACGTGTCCACATTTTCTGACCATTCGCTTCAACGGCAAACATCGCGTTGCCTTCGATTGCCAAATCCGTTGGACTGCCTGTCTCATTCAGTGTCCCCTGAGACATATCCTTCGTCACACTCGTCAACCGGGCACCAAATCCCAGATTATATCCCATTGGGGTGGAACGTCCATCGAGCTTATACTTGTCCGGCTGCTGCTGCACCCGGGTCAGTACATCCTCGAACGCCGCCTGCTTGCTTTTATAGCCTGCCGTATTCACGTTGGCAATATTATCGGAAATGACATCCAGACGTTGCTGTATCGCGGTCATCGAGACCTTCGCACTAATCATGGAATTATTCATTTAGTAATTCATCCTCTCTATTGCCGCGCGTTATACACGACCTACATCATTGACGGCTTTGTCCAAGCTTCGATCATAGAACTGCACAACCTTCTGATTCGCTTCATACGCGCGATAAGCGGCATTCATATCCACCGTAGCTTGAGAAGCATCCACATTCGACCCTTCCAGATAACCCTGACGGATCTGCACATTATCTCCCGCAGCCATCATTCGCGCTGTAGCACCTTCTTGATCATACAGACTAAAATTACCGTCACCCTGACGAACCAGTTGGTTCGGCTGATCAATAACGCTGATTCCAAGCGTAACACCTGTCGGTGCACCCGTGACCGCATCAACAAGACGGCCTTGCTCATCCACTTTAAATTGGTCCACCGAGCCTGTCAACACTACTGGCTGTCCATTATTATCCAATATCTGAGCTCCCGTTGTGCTCAACAGTTCTCCCGTTCCTGTAACCTGGAAGTGACCATCACGTGTATATCTTGTATTGCCTTCATTATCCCGCACCGTAAAATACGCTTGAGGCTGATAGATCACCGTGCCGTCAGCTCGTACAAACTTGCCGGAACCGTCAAAAGCGACAGGTTGTCCCGTCTGCGGATCATTTACGGCCAGATTGGACGATATGGCAAAATCACTCTTTTGCCCACTCTCCATAATCGCTCCCTGCAAATTCATGGACAAGCTCTCTTCCGCGAACACCCCAGTGTTCAGCTTGCCCAGCCGCTTCGTCGGAACATTGGCATCTCCACCGACCAACGTAATGAGCATTTCCGGGAATGAACGACTTACGCTGTTCACTTGTTTATATCCCGTTGTGTTCGCATTAACAATATTTTGAGTCGCTGTGTCATGGCGGCGTTGTTGCGTAATCATTCCCGCGGTAGCGGTGTACAAACCTCTTAGCATGAATAAACCCCTCTCCTCAAGCGCTTGTCCTGCACTGCAGGATCATTGCTTGTCCGTTCTGTTCCCGAGCATAGGCGAACCTTTGATACTTATATCGGCAGATCAGAACTTTTTCTTAACCACTTGATCCAAATTATTGAGCATAATGCCTGTCCCTTTCACGACACAATGCATCGGATCCTCTGCAACCCATACCGGTACATGCAGTTCATTGGACAAAAGCTCGTCCAGTCCATTAAGCAGAGCGCCTCCGCCTGTCAAAACAACACCCCGGTCAATAATATCGGCCGACAGCTCTGGTGGCGTCCGCTCCAATACCGATTTTGCTGCAACGATGATGGATTGCACGGAATCCCATAGCGCTTCCTGCACTTCTTTTCCCGACACCGTTACGGTAACAGGCAAACCGGATACCATATCCCGTCCGCGGATGTCCATCTCGGTTTGACGTCCAGCCGGGTTCACAGAACCAATCGCAATCTTCAGATCCTCGGCAGTGCGCTCACCGATCATGAGTTTGTACTTGGCTTTGATAAATTTGATAATCGCTTCGTCAAACTTGTCCCCCGCGACTTTAATAGAAGAGGCGGTGACTACGTCGCCCATAGACAGGACTGCAACGTCAGTCGTTCCGCCGCCGATATCCACGACCATATTGCCGCTCGGCTGAAAAATATCCATTCCTGCACCAATGGCTGCCGCTTTCGGCTCTTCTTCCAGAAATACTTCTTTGGCACCGCTGCGCTCCGCAGCCTCACGAATAGCCTTCTGCTCCACGGAAGTAATATTGGTCGGTGCACAGATCAGAATACGCGGATGGCTGTACCAGCTTCTCGCCCCCACACGGTTAATGAAATGTCTGAGCATCGCTTCCGTAATTTCGAAGTCCGCAATAACGCCGTCACGCAGCGGTCTGATGGCAACAATGTTACCCGGAGTACGCCCCACCATACGACGGGCTTCTTCCCCAACAGCAAGGACCCGCTTCGTATCGCTTTCAATGGTCACGACGGAAGGTTCATCGAGGACGACCCCACTTCCTTTCACGTGAATAAGCACGTTCGCCGTGCCAAGATCAATACCGATATCCTTGCTAAACATAAAAGAGCCCCCAAAGTGATATTATTTGGTCAGCGTATCCTGTGAAAAAGAGTCCCTTATCACGTCACCGCTCGTTCGACAAAGTGCAACATATATATGTAAAAATCGGGCTGATAAGATGTCATAATTCGATCCTGTACCAGCTTTTAACATATCATACTTCAGGGGAGGGATTCAATCCATGTGTGAGCTTTTTGACCTACGTCTTTTCGCGGTTGTTACGATTTAGCGGAAGCCAGTACCTCGCGCTTTTTACCGCTTGTTTTTTTGTATTTGATTTTGGTCGCTTCACCGCCCCGCAAGTGGCGGATGGACTTGTGGTACTCCAGGATATGCTTCACCTGGTCAGCAAGATCAGGGTTGATTTCCGGCAGACGCTCCGTCAGGTCCTTATGCACAGTACTCTTTGACACGCCGAACTCTTTGGCAATGGTACGGACCGTATTCCTCGTCTCGACAATGCAGCGACCTATTTTTATGGTCCGTTCCTTGATGTAATCGTGCACGCTTCCGCCTCCCTACTGTGTGGATAGTTTGGTACATTATATGAGGAGCATGCCTATATATTCGCGGTTTAAAGGTGTGACAAGCTTCGAAGGTCCCAATAATTTCAGAAAAGCACAAAAAAGAGCAGAGGGGATTTCCCTCTGCCCTTTTCATTCTGCGTTAAAATTCATTTATTTTTCCGGAAGATATCCTTGTGGGTTAACCGGTTGACCGTCTTCGTACACTTCGAAGTGCAGGTGGTTGCCGAGCGTTTTTTCCAATTCATTTACGCCAGCGGATGCAATTGCATCTCCCTGTTTCACTTCGTCATCCTGTTTCACTTTGACGTCAGACAGGCTTTGGTATACGGTTTTGAGGTTATCACTGTGCGTGATTTCCACAACTTGACCTGTCAGCGGATTTTGCTCAACCCGTGTAACTTTACCCCCGAGTGCTGCTTTTACTTCAAACGATTTGTTATCTCCGCGTGCCAGGTCTACGCCTGTGTTTGGAATAAACGTATCGTTGTACTGCACCATTGCGGCTTCATGTTCTTCCGTAGAGCCTTCGTTCTCATAGAACGGTTTAACAACAGAAATTTCCGACGGACTGGCTACTGGCCATGCAAAATTCTCCGACTTGGCGACAACTTCCACACTTTCTTCTCCACCAACTGCTGTTTCTTCTGTACCCGATGCTCCCGTCTCTACGACTCCACTAGCAGGATCCGAGTTCAGCGTTTTCTCGCCTGTACCCTGATAGACCCACACTAATGTTAGTATAATGCCTGCTGCTGCGATGTAGGCTGCCGGGAAGACCCAACGTTTGGACATTGCTCTTTTCCATGAAGATGGTTGGCTGGCCGGTACTCCTTGAGTTGTTTTAGGAGTTTCTTCTTGGCCCGTTTTTTTGTTTTGTTCATTCATCTTGATCACCTCAGTAACAAGTGTTACCGGGTGCAACTCTTTTATACACGCGCGACTCTAATTTTTTTCACGGAGGTTTCAGAGAATGCTATATATGTGGGAATGAGCGGTTAATACGTGCGCCGCTTCGGGGCCAGAAAACCTTTCGACCGGCTGTTATCCCCGGATTTCCTGATTATATTCTCCCAAGGGAGAAATCCGATGATAAAGGCGGACGCTACGCTTCTACAGGTCTTTTCTGTCCCCTGCGCTCCCCGTACGCTCTCACTTTCCGTATATATAGCAGAATCTCGAAAGCTCCGGAATGGTTGGTTGGTAGAGAAGCCCGGATTGGCTGTAATGGCCTATCCTTCTATGAAGCGAGTTTATCGGCTGAAAGCGACGCGACATGAAATGGGATGTGATTAGATAAACCAATTTATTGCGCTCTAAGCGTTAAAGTGAGATGAGAGTTTGGCGATGCCGCGGCACTAATGACTGTTCCATCTAACCTTGAGATTAGATAATGAAATATTTCTAACGAACCCAAGTGGCCTTATTGGAGAGAAATTCACAGCTTGGGAATTCTAACGAATCGTTGACACTCTAATTACTCATTTGGGAGAATTATCGCTTTTATTGCGTATATCTCTTGATATAACGCGTCTGAGATTCGTTAAAATTTCCAATCGAGTGATATGGCTCAATAAGGTATCTCAGATTCGTTAGAGTCATTGGTGTATAAAAGGCATAACCTAACCCTGCTCATCTGCGTACATTTGTGTTCATTCGAATTAATTCGGATTAACTCGCATTTATTCGGATATATCCGGATTAATTCAGATTGATTGGCTTTTATTCATCCGTATTGGTGTCTCTTATTTCGAGGCCAGCATCTTCGATGCCTGTCCAAAGGAGATGCCTGTATAGTAGTGTTTCAGGATCTGTGTCGCGGTGTGACCCTCCTGCGCCATGCCATTCGCTCCCCACTGGCTCATACCCACGCCATGTCCGTATCCGTAGGTCGTAATCTGTACCTCATCGCCCTCAGCCTTCCAGCTGAACTGGCTGGATCTTAATCCAAGCAGCTTCCTTACTTCTGGTCCGCTGAACGTTGAGCCTGCGATCTGTATCTCTTTAATCCGGTGACCTTCTGTTGTGGACAGCACTTCCATCCAGGAGCCGTTCTCCTGGGCAGTAACCGGGATGGCGCTGCCGCTCAGATTCAGCTTCTGTAGAATTTCGCTGCGCTTCATTGTGACGGTCTCCTTGAATCCCGGGGCTAACTTCTGATCCCATGGACTTGATACACTTTTCAAATAGGGTACGACATTTCCCCATACATCCTCAGCATTCTCCGTATAACCGTTACTTGTAGAAAAAAAGGAGGCGGTAATGGCCTTGCCCTGATATGTCATCACGGCGTCCCGGCTTTCGCGGATGGCCTGCTGTAACTTTTCCCATTCCTCCGCTTTCCCTAACCGTCTCCATTCCTCCTTCACCTGATCCGGTGGAAGAAACACCTGATGACTGACAGTATCCGTTACATCTGCATCACCCGAGGGTACACCGCTGGTATCATTCGCTGCCAGCCTTCTGACGATAAAGGTACGCGCTGCAATCGCCTGGGCTTTCAATGCCTCAAGCCTGAACTCGGCAGGCATCTCTGCAGCAACGACACCCGTCACGTACTCCTCAAGCGGAAGATTCATCGTTGTTCCCGTCGCCGACAGATACACTCTTACATGGGGTTCGGGGTACGTCACTGGCACAGCCGGTACAGGAACGGGATTCGTTACGCTGCCTGTTGAGGGGGTAATGGGGATCGGCTTTACCGGATCACCT
It encodes:
- a CDS encoding M23 family metallopeptidase; translated protein: MNEQNKKTGQEETPKTTQGVPASQPSSWKRAMSKRWVFPAAYIAAAGIILTLVWVYQGTGEKTLNSDPASGVVETGASGTEETAVGGEESVEVVAKSENFAWPVASPSEISVVKPFYENEGSTEEHEAAMVQYNDTFIPNTGVDLARGDNKSFEVKAALGGKVTRVEQNPLTGQVVEITHSDNLKTVYQSLSDVKVKQDDEVKQGDAIASAGVNELEKTLGNHLHFEVYEDGQPVNPQGYLPEK
- the spoIID gene encoding stage II sporulation protein D; translated protein: MRTFGRGRRWSSGSRRWQPAAAISGLLALALLIPAILVWPRAGDPVKPIPITPSTGSVTNPVPVPAVPVTYPEPHVRVYLSATGTTMNLPLEEYVTGVVAAEMPAEFRLEALKAQAIAARTFIVRRLAANDTSGVPSGDADVTDTVSHQVFLPPDQVKEEWRRLGKAEEWEKLQQAIRESRDAVMTYQGKAITASFFSTSNGYTENAEDVWGNVVPYLKSVSSPWDQKLAPGFKETVTMKRSEILQKLNLSGSAIPVTAQENGSWMEVLSTTEGHRIKEIQIAGSTFSGPEVRKLLGLRSSQFSWKAEGDEVQITTYGYGHGVGMSQWGANGMAQEGHTATQILKHYYTGISFGQASKMLASK
- a CDS encoding flagellar hook-basal body protein; this translates as MNNSMISAKVSMTAIQQRLDVISDNIANVNTAGYKSKQAAFEDVLTRVQQQPDKYKLDGRSTPMGYNLGFGARLTSVTKDMSQGTLNETGSPTDLAIEGNAMFAVEANGQKMWTRQGAFHFVPDPTPNPNPNAPQMMVLVNGEGYFALDRQGNRITAPNNSKVAFDEKGNLLIRRGNEANATIGAQLQLVDIERPEGLVQYADNLFGLDAGLTEDDVFGANAATRDSVATIRAGYLEQSNVDLTQEMALLMQGQRTYQLAARALTSSDSMAGLANTIRA
- the fabZ gene encoding 3-hydroxyacyl-ACP dehydratase FabZ, producing the protein MLDSKQIQAIIPHRPPFLLVDKIVEMEDGKRAVGLKNVTINEPFFIGHFPEYPVMPGVLITEALAQVGAAAILNVESNKGKIGFLAGLDNFRFRGQVVPGDTLMLEVEITRLKGSIGKGKATARVEDKVVAEGEIMFALSDPS
- a CDS encoding flagellar hook-basal body protein; translation: MLRGLYTATAGMITQQRRHDTATQNIVNANTTGYKQVNSVSRSFPEMLITLVGGDANVPTKRLGKLNTGVFAEESLSMNLQGAIMESGQKSDFAISSNLAVNDPQTGQPVAFDGSGKFVRADGTVIYQPQAYFTVRDNEGNTRYTRDGHFQVTGTGELLSTTGAQILDNNGQPVVLTGSVDQFKVDEQGRLVDAVTGAPTGVTLGISVIDQPNQLVRQGDGNFSLYDQEGATARMMAAGDNVQIRQGYLEGSNVDASQATVDMNAAYRAYEANQKVVQFYDRSLDKAVNDVGRV
- a CDS encoding DNA-directed RNA polymerase subunit beta, producing MTDTQKQSSKPEKKEVKKKKKSGWRVARWFLIPVLLVLALAGGMVAGYVVLGKQDIGSVFQWSTWKHVYDLVFAS
- the spoIIID gene encoding sporulation transcriptional regulator SpoIIID, which encodes MHDYIKERTIKIGRCIVETRNTVRTIAKEFGVSKSTVHKDLTERLPEINPDLADQVKHILEYHKSIRHLRGGEATKIKYKKTSGKKREVLASAKS
- a CDS encoding rod shape-determining protein — translated: MFSKDIGIDLGTANVLIHVKGSGVVLDEPSVVTIESDTKRVLAVGEEARRMVGRTPGNIVAIRPLRDGVIADFEITEAMLRHFINRVGARSWYSHPRILICAPTNITSVEQKAIREAAERSGAKEVFLEEEPKAAAIGAGMDIFQPSGNMVVDIGGGTTDVAVLSMGDVVTASSIKVAGDKFDEAIIKFIKAKYKLMIGERTAEDLKIAIGSVNPAGRQTEMDIRGRDMVSGLPVTVTVSGKEVQEALWDSVQSIIVAAKSVLERTPPELSADIIDRGVVLTGGGALLNGLDELLSNELHVPVWVAEDPMHCVVKGTGIMLNNLDQVVKKKF